Proteins encoded in a region of the Metamycoplasma alkalescens genome:
- a CDS encoding DHH family phosphoesterase — protein sequence MLKISQERLEIFKQIEKKIQEHENIVIFHHIRPDGDCLGSQFGLKHLIQENFPKKNVYTIGDPKDSYSYLDFKMDKLPLQKLANSLAIIVDANFKERLECREFLDNNFFDEVIRIDHHPNDDDLNASLVWVDALSPAAAQQLAEIAYFLNWKVNAEAATYLYLGIYTDSVRLTTNLTNEKTMFLVAWLWSNQAKKDLIHENMAKKYLSDIKINSFIQQNMQIKNGVVSFYFSLEDQHKFGIEDPLKGNRPFLLASIDDNKAWAFFTQEKENQIRCEFRSNGACVRNVAIKWGGGGHHRASGAQIKDPKLIPEIVADLEHEITLLENYD from the coding sequence ATGCTAAAAATTAGTCAAGAAAGATTAGAAATTTTTAAGCAAATTGAAAAAAAGATTCAAGAACATGAAAACATTGTAATTTTTCATCACATTCGACCAGATGGTGATTGCTTAGGTTCACAATTTGGGTTGAAACATTTAATTCAAGAAAATTTTCCTAAAAAAAATGTTTATACAATTGGTGATCCTAAAGATAGTTATTCATATTTAGATTTTAAAATGGATAAATTGCCATTGCAAAAACTTGCTAATTCTTTGGCAATTATTGTTGATGCTAATTTCAAAGAAAGATTAGAATGTCGTGAGTTTTTAGACAATAATTTCTTTGACGAAGTTATTCGGATTGACCACCATCCCAATGATGATGATTTAAATGCTTCATTAGTTTGAGTTGATGCCTTATCTCCAGCCGCTGCGCAACAACTAGCAGAAATTGCTTATTTTCTAAATTGAAAAGTTAATGCGGAAGCTGCAACATATTTGTACTTAGGAATTTATACTGATTCAGTTCGTCTAACGACAAATTTAACAAATGAAAAAACCATGTTTTTGGTTGCCTGATTATGATCTAATCAAGCAAAAAAAGATTTGATTCATGAAAATATGGCAAAAAAATATTTATCGGATATTAAAATAAATTCATTTATTCAACAAAATATGCAAATAAAAAATGGTGTTGTTTCATTTTATTTTTCTTTAGAAGATCAACATAAATTTGGAATCGAAGATCCATTGAAAGGAAATCGACCATTTCTTTTAGCATCAATTGATGATAACAAAGCATGAGCATTTTTTACCCAGGAAAAAGAAAATCAAATTCGTTGCGAATTTCGTTCAAATGGTGCCTGTGTAAGAAATGTCGCAATCAAATGGGGTGGCGGTGGTCATCATCGTGCCTCTGGAGCACAAATTAAAGACCCAAAATTAATTCCTGAAATTGTTGCTGATTTAGAACATGAAATTACACTTTTAGAAAATTATGATTAG
- a CDS encoding nicotinate phosphoribosyltransferase: MKLKNYISIYFFKTKKIAQKYRKNEIVTLQFFQRNNDVKLCGINEVLNLLKKHTNTSKYTIRYLEEGSIVNDKEVVLELEGNYHYFGIYEGIIDGILARQSSIATNAYQIIKAANGKNVVSMADRADHYINQLNDAYALRVGGIKNHSTFAAANFDKKRMFGSMPHALIQMFEGNTVAAVEAYEKTFLDDKLFALVDFHNDVIADALACLKKFKNKLAGVRVDTSKALSDKMFEKEKTKEYGVTPNQIKRLRETLDANNGKHVKIIVSSGFDAKKIAEFEKLNTPVDTYGVGASLLKIWISFSADATKLNGKLIAKAGRQYAKNPRLKTYKGEKL, translated from the coding sequence ATGAAATTAAAAAACTACATTTCAATATATTTTTTTAAAACAAAAAAAATTGCACAAAAATATCGCAAAAATGAAATTGTTACCTTGCAATTTTTTCAAAGAAATAATGATGTTAAACTTTGTGGAATTAATGAAGTTTTAAACTTATTAAAAAAACATACAAACACTTCAAAATATACAATTAGATATTTAGAAGAAGGTTCAATTGTCAATGACAAAGAAGTTGTGTTAGAACTAGAAGGAAATTACCATTACTTTGGAATTTATGAAGGAATTATTGATGGGATTTTAGCAAGACAAAGTTCCATAGCAACGAATGCATACCAAATTATCAAAGCAGCAAATGGAAAAAATGTTGTAAGTATGGCTGATCGTGCAGATCATTATATCAATCAATTAAATGATGCTTATGCTCTAAGAGTTGGAGGGATTAAAAATCACTCAACTTTTGCTGCAGCAAATTTTGATAAAAAAAGAATGTTTGGAAGTATGCCTCATGCTTTAATTCAAATGTTTGAAGGAAATACAGTCGCTGCTGTTGAAGCGTATGAAAAAACTTTTTTAGATGATAAACTTTTTGCTTTAGTTGATTTCCATAATGATGTTATTGCGGATGCCTTAGCTTGTTTAAAAAAATTTAAAAATAAACTCGCTGGTGTGAGGGTCGATACATCAAAAGCATTAAGTGATAAAATGTTTGAAAAAGAAAAAACCAAGGAATATGGTGTGACACCAAATCAAATTAAAAGATTAAGAGAAACATTGGATGCAAACAATGGCAAACATGTAAAAATTATTGTTTCATCTGGTTTTGATGCAAAAAAAATTGCTGAATTTGAAAAACTAAACACACCAGTTGATACTTATGGAGTTGGGGCTTCATTATTAAAAATATGAATTAGTTTTAGTGCCGATGCTACAAAATTAAATGGCAAATTAATTGCTAAAGCAGGAAGACAATATGCAAAAAATCCTCGATTAAAAACTTATAAGGGAGAAAAATTGTAA
- a CDS encoding DHH family phosphoesterase, protein MAKNTWKIAKEAIEAHNNIFIFHHIRPDGDCLGSQFGLRELIRTNYPEKNVFVLGDTGGVFPFMKWDFDKFEDIPKKNFENSLAVVVDTNSSHRIQFVKYILDNNFTHTLRIDHHPTDPDINYDYTWEDAEYAAAAEQIGYIAMKAKWKVTNEAARYVYLGINTDSGRFNYEYVAKRTFDVVSYLHTDNDFRVWDVNYDLGKRDERKVKFAAHVLLNYKNEGQVLYFYVSKKIQKKFKLKDNEANDVGILANIGDCKIWVFFIDQPDGTIRVRVRSNGIWINHICEKYKPGGGHEVAAGATVHSKAEMKAIIADLKAEVLKHAKN, encoded by the coding sequence ATGGCAAAAAATACTTGAAAAATTGCAAAGGAAGCAATTGAAGCACACAATAATATTTTTATTTTTCATCACATCCGACCAGACGGGGATTGTTTAGGTTCACAATTTGGATTAAGAGAATTAATAAGAACAAATTATCCAGAAAAAAATGTGTTTGTTTTAGGAGATACAGGTGGAGTTTTTCCATTCATGAAATGAGACTTTGATAAGTTTGAAGATATACCTAAAAAGAATTTTGAAAATTCATTAGCAGTTGTTGTTGATACGAATTCTTCACATCGGATTCAATTTGTGAAATATATTTTAGATAATAACTTTACACACACCTTAAGAATCGATCATCATCCAACTGATCCAGATATAAATTATGATTACACTTGAGAAGATGCAGAGTATGCAGCTGCTGCTGAGCAAATTGGATATATCGCCATGAAAGCAAAATGAAAAGTTACCAATGAAGCAGCAAGATATGTATATTTAGGAATCAATACTGATTCAGGGCGTTTTAATTATGAGTATGTTGCAAAAAGAACATTTGATGTTGTTTCATACTTACATACTGATAATGATTTTAGAGTTTGAGATGTGAATTATGATTTAGGAAAAAGGGATGAGCGAAAAGTTAAATTTGCTGCACATGTATTACTTAATTATAAAAATGAAGGACAAGTTTTATATTTTTATGTAAGTAAGAAAATTCAAAAGAAATTTAAATTAAAAGATAATGAAGCAAATGATGTTGGAATCTTAGCAAATATTGGTGATTGTAAAATTTGAGTTTTCTTTATTGATCAACCAGATGGTACAATCCGGGTAAGGGTGAGATCAAATGGAATTTGAATCAATCATATTTGTGAAAAATATAAACCAGGTGGTGGTCATGAAGTAGCTGCTGGTGCAACAGTTCATTCAAAAGCTGAAATGAAAGCAATCATTGCAGATTTGAAAGCTGAGGTTTTAAAGCATGCTAAAAATTAG